One stretch of Chloroflexia bacterium SDU3-3 DNA includes these proteins:
- the trxA gene encoding thioredoxin, which yields MAKPIVITDATFEQQAINADTPVVVDFWAPWCPPCRAIAPVLEELAGEYEGRVTVAKVNIDEDQRWAGQLGVMAIPTMIFFKDGKEVNRIQGALPKSKLQEAFETTISK from the coding sequence ATGGCCAAGCCAATTGTTATTACCGATGCCACCTTCGAGCAGCAGGCGATCAACGCCGACACCCCGGTTGTGGTCGATTTCTGGGCACCCTGGTGCCCGCCGTGCCGCGCTATTGCGCCCGTGCTCGAAGAGCTTGCGGGCGAGTACGAGGGCCGCGTAACCGTGGCCAAGGTCAACATCGACGAAGACCAGCGCTGGGCCGGCCAGCTGGGCGTGATGGCCATCCCCACCATGATCTTCTTCAAGGATGGCAAAGAGGTCAACCGCATCCAGGGCGCGCTCCCCAAGAGCAAGCTGCAAGAGGCCTTTGAGACGACCATCAGCAAGTAG